Proteins from one Balaenoptera musculus isolate JJ_BM4_2016_0621 chromosome 7, mBalMus1.pri.v3, whole genome shotgun sequence genomic window:
- the TWIST2 gene encoding twist-related protein 2 produces the protein MEEGSSSPVSPVDSLGTSEEELERQPKRFGRKRRYSKKSSEDGSPTPGKRGKKGSPSAQSFEELQSQRILANVRERQRTQSLNEAFAALRKIIPTLPSDKLSKIQTLKLAARYIDFLYQVLQSDEMDNKMTSCSYVAHERLSYAFSVWRMEGAWSMSASH, from the coding sequence ATGGAGGAGGGCTCCAGCTCGCCCGTGTCCCCCGTAGACAGCCTGGGCACCAGCGAGGAGGAGCTCGAGCGGCAGCCCAAGCGCTTCGGCCGGAAACGGCGCTACAGTAAGAAGTCGAGCGAAGATGGCAGCCCGACCCCCGGCAAGCGCGGCAAGAAGGGCAGCCCGAGCGCGCAGTCCTTCGAGGAGCTGCAGAGCCAGCGCATCCTGGCCAACGTGCGCGAGCGCCAACGCACCCAGTCGCTCAACGAGGCCTTCGCTGCGCTGCGCAAGATCATCCCCACGCTGCCCTCGGACAAGCTCAGCAAGATCCAGACGCTCAAGCTGGCCGCCAGGTACATAGACTTCCTCTACCAGGTCCTGCAGAGCGACGAGATGGACAATAAGATGACCAGCTGCAGCTACGTGGCCCACGAGCGCCTCAGCTACGCTTTCTCCGTGTGGCGCATGGAGGGCGCGTGGTCCATGTCCGCCTCCCACTAG